In Arthrobacter sp. QXT-31, one genomic interval encodes:
- a CDS encoding acyl-CoA dehydrogenase family protein → MATTEDAASVPLPFADADLMYVVDLLPPAERTRYLEIRDFLQSRVRAQSIEYWNREEFPFGLLAEMGKHGLGGLQTDGTSTLFKGLMYVEVARADVSLSALVGIHNELIVGMIDALGSEEQKQRWLPGLRAFTQLGAFALTEPEHGSDIAGGLATTARLENGEWVIDGAKRWIGAGTIADFALVWARDTADQQIKGFIVETDRPGYTATKISNKIGLRIMQNADIQLDGVRIPEANLLPGATDFTKANELLRDSRAWVGWQAAGIQLAAFDVARSYSLQRRQFGKELARFQLIQQQLAEILGNASASLALMAQLARIQEEGRLEMAQAAMAKATTTRLARASVALGRSLLGGNGISSDFEMGKLFGDAEILYTYEGSYEINSLIVARAVTGKSAFV, encoded by the coding sequence ATGGCCACGACTGAAGACGCCGCTAGTGTGCCGCTGCCGTTTGCCGATGCGGACCTCATGTATGTTGTGGATCTGCTTCCGCCGGCCGAACGGACCCGCTACCTCGAAATCCGGGACTTCCTGCAGTCCAGGGTCCGGGCCCAGTCCATCGAGTACTGGAACCGGGAGGAGTTCCCGTTCGGTCTCCTCGCGGAAATGGGCAAGCACGGACTTGGCGGGCTGCAGACGGACGGGACCTCCACGCTGTTCAAGGGCCTGATGTACGTTGAGGTGGCCCGTGCCGACGTGTCCCTGTCAGCGCTGGTGGGCATCCATAACGAGCTGATCGTGGGCATGATCGACGCCCTGGGATCGGAGGAGCAGAAGCAGCGCTGGCTTCCGGGCCTGAGGGCGTTCACGCAGCTGGGAGCCTTCGCGCTGACCGAGCCGGAGCACGGTTCGGACATCGCAGGCGGACTGGCCACGACGGCCCGGCTTGAGAACGGCGAGTGGGTAATCGACGGCGCCAAGCGGTGGATAGGCGCCGGGACCATCGCCGACTTTGCGCTGGTGTGGGCCCGGGACACCGCCGACCAGCAGATCAAGGGCTTCATCGTTGAGACGGACCGCCCCGGATACACGGCCACCAAGATCAGCAACAAGATCGGGCTGCGGATCATGCAGAACGCGGACATCCAACTGGACGGCGTTCGCATTCCGGAGGCCAACCTGCTCCCGGGGGCCACGGATTTCACCAAGGCCAACGAGCTCCTGAGAGATTCCCGGGCCTGGGTCGGCTGGCAGGCCGCCGGCATTCAGCTCGCCGCCTTTGACGTCGCCCGGTCCTACTCACTGCAGCGCCGCCAGTTCGGCAAGGAGCTGGCCCGCTTCCAGCTCATCCAGCAGCAGCTCGCCGAGATCCTGGGCAATGCGTCGGCCTCGCTGGCGCTGATGGCGCAGCTGGCCCGGATCCAGGAAGAGGGCAGGCTGGAAATGGCCCAGGCGGCCATGGCGAAGGCCACCACCACCCGGCTGGCCCGCGCCTCCGTAGCGCTGGGGCGGTCGCTGCTGGGCGGAAACGGCATCAGCAGCGACTTCGAGATGGGAAAGCTCTTCGGGGACGCGGAGATTCTCTACACCTACGAGGGCAGCTACGAAATCAACTCGCTGATTGTGGCACGCGCCGTGACGGGAAAATCAGCCTTCGTTTAG
- a CDS encoding AMP-binding protein, with amino-acid sequence MTVTDDFRAARDQLLALRQDYRQARSRFEWPRPQEFNFALDWFDAIGADPATGGNPALVIVEQDGSATRRSFTDLSARSSQVANWLRSQGVKRGDRMIIMLGNQVELWELVLAGIKLGIVLIPTTTLMGPADLKDRVERGEAGWAAVGSSNLGKFAEVPGSYRLIEIADAGSSAASAPASSALRYADSAASPAEFHPDAPTQADDTLLLYFTSGTTSKAKLVEHTHTSYPVGHLSTMYWIGLEPGDVHLNVASPGWAKHAWSNLFAPWIAEACVFVYNYERFDAKALMEQMDREKVTSFCAPPTVWRMLIQADLGLLKNPPTKVVSAGEPLNAEVIGQVQRAWGQTIRDGFGQTETTVQVANTPGQPVKIGAMGQPLPGYDVVLVDPATGEEADDGELCLRLDPRPAGLMKSYYGDPEKTAEAFRGGYYHTGDMASRDEHGVITYVGRDDDVFKSSDYRLSPFELESVLIEHPAVAEAAVVPSPDPLKLSVPKAFVVLAAGHEPGPELAEEILRYCRDHLAPFKRIRRLEFAELPKTISGKIRRVELRHSEEIRHADGARPGPAGAARGLGTEYSETDFPGLKSQG; translated from the coding sequence ATGACAGTCACCGACGACTTCCGCGCCGCACGCGACCAGCTGCTCGCCTTGCGCCAGGACTACCGCCAGGCGAGGAGCCGCTTCGAATGGCCCCGGCCCCAGGAGTTTAACTTCGCACTCGATTGGTTCGACGCCATCGGGGCCGATCCTGCCACCGGCGGCAACCCTGCACTGGTGATCGTGGAACAGGACGGCTCGGCCACCCGCCGCAGCTTCACCGATCTGTCCGCACGGTCCAGCCAGGTGGCCAACTGGCTCCGCAGCCAGGGCGTGAAGCGCGGCGACCGCATGATCATCATGCTCGGCAACCAGGTGGAACTGTGGGAACTCGTGCTGGCCGGGATCAAGCTTGGCATCGTGCTGATCCCCACCACCACCCTCATGGGACCGGCGGACCTGAAGGACCGGGTGGAGCGCGGGGAAGCGGGCTGGGCCGCCGTCGGCAGTTCAAACCTCGGGAAGTTTGCCGAGGTGCCCGGCAGCTACCGGCTCATCGAAATCGCCGACGCCGGCAGCAGTGCCGCCAGCGCCCCCGCCAGCAGCGCTCTGCGGTACGCGGATTCTGCCGCCTCCCCCGCCGAGTTCCACCCGGACGCCCCCACCCAGGCGGACGATACCCTGCTCCTCTACTTCACCTCAGGCACCACTTCCAAGGCCAAGCTCGTGGAGCACACGCATACGTCGTACCCCGTGGGCCATCTGTCCACGATGTATTGGATCGGGTTGGAGCCGGGCGACGTGCACCTGAACGTGGCGTCCCCGGGCTGGGCGAAACACGCCTGGTCCAACCTGTTCGCCCCGTGGATTGCCGAGGCCTGCGTCTTCGTCTACAACTACGAACGCTTCGACGCCAAGGCCCTCATGGAGCAGATGGACCGCGAGAAGGTCACCAGCTTCTGCGCTCCGCCCACGGTCTGGCGGATGCTCATCCAGGCAGACCTTGGCCTCCTCAAGAACCCTCCCACCAAGGTTGTTTCAGCCGGCGAGCCGCTCAACGCCGAGGTCATCGGCCAGGTCCAGCGCGCCTGGGGCCAGACCATCCGCGACGGCTTCGGCCAGACCGAGACAACGGTGCAGGTCGCCAACACGCCCGGCCAGCCCGTGAAGATCGGCGCCATGGGCCAGCCCCTGCCCGGGTATGACGTGGTCCTCGTCGATCCGGCCACCGGGGAAGAGGCCGACGACGGCGAGCTGTGCCTGCGCCTGGACCCCCGCCCCGCCGGGCTGATGAAGTCGTACTACGGCGATCCGGAGAAGACGGCCGAGGCCTTCCGCGGCGGCTACTACCACACCGGCGACATGGCCAGCCGGGACGAGCACGGCGTCATCACGTATGTGGGCCGGGACGACGACGTCTTTAAGTCCTCCGACTACCGGCTGTCCCCGTTCGAGCTGGAGAGCGTGCTCATCGAGCACCCGGCCGTGGCGGAGGCCGCCGTCGTCCCCTCCCCCGATCCGCTCAAACTGTCCGTACCCAAGGCGTTCGTGGTGCTGGCGGCTGGCCACGAACCGGGGCCGGAGCTCGCCGAGGAGATCCTGCGCTATTGCCGCGACCACCTGGCGCCGTTCAAGCGCATCCGCCGGTTGGAGTTCGCCGAGCTGCCGAAGACCATCTCGGGCAAGATCCGCCGGGTCGAGCTGCGGCACAGTGAGGAGATCCGCCACGCGGACGGCGCCCGGCCCGGCCCGGCCGGCGCTGCCCGCGGCCTGGGCACGGAATACTCCGAGACGGATTTTCCGGGCCTGAAAAGCCAGGGCTGA
- a CDS encoding MarR family winged helix-turn-helix transcriptional regulator — translation MGSPLPRDPIAAAQRNWEIHGWGDVAAPMAAITAIMRTQQILMARIEGALKPFGLTFARYELLALLSFARSGALPMNKASALLQVHPTSVTNAVDRLQTAGLVVRSPHPTDGRTTLIELTAEGRTLAKRATAVLNSEVFSQSGFGEQDLHQLIRILRDFRHGAGDFTD, via the coding sequence GTGGGCTCTCCACTGCCCCGTGACCCGATTGCCGCCGCGCAACGCAACTGGGAAATCCACGGCTGGGGTGACGTCGCCGCACCGATGGCCGCCATCACGGCAATCATGCGCACCCAGCAAATCCTGATGGCGCGGATTGAGGGGGCGCTGAAGCCGTTCGGGTTGACCTTCGCACGGTATGAACTGCTCGCGCTGCTCAGCTTCGCCAGGAGCGGCGCGCTGCCCATGAACAAGGCGAGCGCCCTGCTCCAGGTCCATCCCACCTCCGTGACCAACGCCGTCGACCGGCTCCAGACAGCGGGACTGGTGGTGCGGTCACCGCACCCCACCGACGGGCGCACCACCCTGATCGAACTCACGGCCGAGGGCCGAACGCTGGCAAAAAGGGCGACGGCGGTGCTCAACAGCGAGGTATTCAGCCAGTCAGGTTTCGGCGAACAGGATCTCCACCAGCTGATCCGGATCCTGCGCGACTTCCGCCACGGCGCCGGGGATTTTACCGACTGA